ctaacctacacttcattgacagtaaggggcagtttagcatggctaatgcacataatctacatatttttggacagtggtaggaaaccggaacacctggaggaaactcactcagacacggggagaatgtgcagactctgcacagacagcgatccaagccgggaattgaacccgggtccctggagctgtgaggcaacagtgctacctactgtgccaccgtgctgtgtgcCACCCAatatcagcaatattcaagttccataccaccaagtttaaagtttatttattagtgtcacaagtaggttcacattaacactgcattgaagtcactgaaaatcccctagtcgccacactccagcgcctgttcggggtcactgagggagaatttagtatggccaatgcacctaaccagcacatcttttggactgtgggaggaaaccagagcacccagaggaaacccatgcaaaaacTGGGAGAACGTTCaggcgccacacagacagtgactaaagctggaatcgaacctgtgtccctggtgttgtgaggtaacagtgctaactgctgtgccaccatgccgcccatgtgccaccatgccgcccgagtgACAGTGTTTATTGTGCTTTTATTTTAACTACAAAATAACAGGAGGgctaatttaaaagaaaaaaatttaaaaatccaaaaacacttgtgctggaattctaccgccccgcccgccatggaatcggagtgagcgagggacggtcaatggaaatgtccgttgacctccggtgggaatttctggtctcgctcgagcgggGTCGTAAACCCCCGCCCTTGGGTCGTTTGCCTTTTTCTTCCAAGAAAACTGATCCAGCCTTGAGTTGGAGCAGGGGCGGTCATTTTCTGTTAGGAAAAGCAAACATTAGTCCTGATGTCCAcatagttaaaaaaaaaaagacctAATTGAAAACACTTTCATCAGCAACAGGTTTCCTGCCCACACCTTTGTGCCAAAAACATTGTGTGTTTGGTGTCAGTTGGAACTttcaaactgagattgatagattcttaCTGTGTAATAAAATTAAGGTTTGCAACAGCTGTGGTCTAATTATAATGGAGGAAtaaactcaaggggctgaatggccatccccTGTTTCCATGTTTTCTCTGCTTATTGATTTTCTAATTTATTCACCACATTGGTTGATCTCCTGTGGCTTTGTCAATAGTGAGTTAGAGATCCCACTGTTTTCTAACAATAGGGGTGCTGTGCCGTGTGAAACACAAACTGTTATCAAAGCCCATGTGTTTACGATGAAGGAATAAATTAATTTCCATTTTCCTTATGTGGCATTCATTTACACCGGTGGTTTAGATATCAAATGCTACAACTGTCCTCTTTCCTTGTGCTAAAGGGAAGTTTCAGGTCATGttctgatttcatttgatttattattgtcacatgtattggtatacagtgagaagtattgtttcttgcacgctatacagacaaagcataccattcttagAGTACAAAGGAAGAAAGccgaccaacgcctctattttctcaggaggcgaaggaaatttggcatgactgctactgctctcaccaaattttacagatgcaccatagaaaacatcctttccggatatatcacaCCTAGGCATGGCTcccgctctgtccaagaccgcaaggaacttcaaaggattgtgaacatagcccagtccatcatgcaaaccagcctcccatccattgactgtcgacacttcccgctgcctcggcaaagtagccagcataacctAGGACCCCTTCTGTCAGGGGAAAGGTAcataagtctgagatcacgtagcaaccaactcaagaacagcttcttccctgctgccatcagacttttgaatggacctccttatattaagttgatctttctctacaccctagctatgagtgtaacactatattctgcaccctctcctttccttgttaAGGAGACTTGTGTCAGCTCACAGGGATTTCCCCCATCGGTCATTTTGAATAAGTCCTCCAATTATTTTGAATTGCACTTTCTCATGATATATCCTGACTTGGCTCTCGCAGCTGCTTCTTCCTTCTCCCATTTTCTATTCCATAGTTGCTGcgatgttccttcattgtcactaggtcaaaatcctggacctagtggttcaagaaggtagctcatcaccaccttctgaagggcaaatgGGGATGGCAACAAAAGCAGGCCTGGCCCGTggtgtccacatcctgtgaaagaatataaACAATCCTCCTCCTGCAGTCCTCTTCCCTTGTCCTGTTATCTGCTACTCTTCAGTCCCATCCTCTTCCCTGCCTCCAACCATTACCACTAACCCATCTTCCTCATATCATGGCGTTCCTCTCACTGCATCCATTTTTGTCTTACTTTCTCATTCCTATATCCTGCGCTCCATTTCAACCCCTATCATACACAACCTAAATGCACTTATAACTTGTCTGGGGCCCTATTCCCCTATCCTGCCCCACACTCCCCGAGTGGCATGACACATCCCAGTTCCTCCGACTCAGTGATTGCACTGATTGCTCATGGCATCGGGAGACAAGTGGTGCAGGGTAATGTTTAGTAAtcaagaggcccaggctaatgttctggggacgggggttcaaatcccacatggcagatggtaaatcatagaacccctacagtgcagaaagaggctatttagcccatcgaatctgcaccaattctccaaaagaatACCTTACCTAGGCccttcctccaccctatccctatagtgCTGTGCacttattatggccaatccaccatctttggacactaaggaacaataatttaaatttaaattaatctTAAATTGCAGAGCTCATCCcagaaacggtgaccatgaaactatcattgattgttgtaaaaacccatctggttcactaacatcctttagggaaggaaatctgccatccttacctggtctgggctacatgtgaccctggagacacagcaatgtggttgactcttaactgcccaatggtatggcaagccactcagttcaggagcAATTAGGCATGGGAAAAAAATGCTGggattgccagtgatgcccacatcccatgaaaaaatacatttttaaaaatggcttccACACATCTGCGCCTATCTCAACCacccctgctttctctccatgttCTTGTTCTGTCACttctcccactgcccccttcttcCACTTTCCCTCTCGTGTACAAAAATAGCAACAAGCCAAATGATCCATGGAGGTATTTTTGTTCCACTTGAGCCTCCTGCCATCCGACTTCACGCATCTCAACATAGTGTTTTACCACTTCCTCCCTCGAAATTACCCTTTAAATTTATCAATGCCTCAACTTCAATGCCGTCTCTGCAGTGTTCTTACTCGTCCCAGGCTAAAGATTTCCTCTTGAATTCTCTATTGGATTAATTAGTGACGCATATGCGTTCATAAAGACCAGCTTTCGATCAGCCACAAGCCAGTCCatctttctttttaaatttctttttttacgtgatgtgggtgttgctgacaaagccagaatttattgcccatctttaattcctCTTCAACCGAGTGGGGCTTgttaaggccatttcagagggaaattaagagtcaaccacattgctgtggatcttgagagatatgtaggccagactgggataggatagcagatttccttccctaaagggcatgagtgaaccactcggggtttttataacaattgatgatagtgtGTGGTTACCATTACTTATAATTCAGATTTTAGTAACTGAATTTACCTTCCATcagcccccagagcattaacctgggtctatTAGTTCACTgagataaccactctgccaccagtcTCTCAACCTTATCAAACCCTTTCATTACCTGAATCAAGTCATCCCACAACCTTCACATTTCAATATGCCATGTTCAATATTCCCTTTTTGCTAATcgctcataggatgtgggcatcgctggctgggtcagcatttattgcccagccctgagGGgcatatggatctggagtcacatgtaggccagaccaggtaaggagggcagatttccttccctaaaggacattagtgaactagatggtttttacaacaatcagcaatgatttcatggtcaccataaattcttaattccagatatttttcattgaattcaaattccaccatctgctgtggcaggattcgaacccgggtccgcagaacattagctgagtttctggattaattgcctAGCGATAATGCCATCAGGCCATTGTCTCTCAGATTTACAGAGGCAAAACCCATTTATAAATATGGACAGAGGGGAAAAGGTAAAGAGCGATAAAAACGTGACGACATGAGGTTGAGTGGCGCAGACAGGAAATGTGCGTTGATGAAAGATTTTTAATATAATAGATACTATTCAGAGAAAAATAAGGGAACACAGAATATACAACTATAAGCAGaaccttttatttaaaaaattttTAATCTTTGAAACTTCCTTCTAAAGACAAAGGGTCAGGCGATTTGAAACATTGTTTTTGAACATCGGTATTTAAAACCTGTTTCTGTCACCACACATTAACATTACCACTTATTATATTAAATTGCAAATCTCATTTACAAGCACTACTGCTTTCAGAAAACAAGAGATCTTGAATCAACATTTTTGTGAAAGGGATTTAAACGTTTCATTGACTACACTTTACAACCACGGTCATGGTCTAagattaaaaaaatttttttttattagtgtctaagtaggcttacattaacactgcaatgaagtcactgtgaaaatccccttgtcgccacactccggcgcctgttcgggtacactgagggagaatttagcacagccaatgcacctaacctgcacacctttggacggtgggaggaaacccacgcagacacggggagaatgtgcagactccgcatagacagtgacccaagctgggaattgaacccggctccctgatgctgtgaggcagcagtgctaaccactgagccacccggTGCATCCACAACAAGTTTGGTCATATCATTTTTTAAGAGGGATGTGGAGAATGAGTGGGGGGGAGCGAGTTGAATTTGATAACGGAACTGGAAAGGTCATGAAGTGTCACTGGGCTGCTTCTATAAAGGATCCGGCTCCAACAAGTGAAAACTGGGTGCATCAAACAGCTTTCtggttgaatctttttttaaaactttatgcAGTTCACATTAAACTACCTGACGTACAGGTTATATAGAAACAGCACACTGTTCAATTCTTCAAATGGAATGGTTAAAACTGAATTTAGTAGGAACAATCTGATCACTGCCACAAGAAAATACTCCAGTTTTTCTGGCATTTTGCCCCAGATGCGAGGATATATTAAGGGCACATCCTGCACGCACAAAGAACACATACATCGAAATGGAGCTTTCAAGGAGGTGTCTGGATTAGCCTCTGTCCCCTGGCAAATCAGGCCAAAATCAGCTGGAAAATTCCCACTGAAAATAATAGAAATCCTCCACAATCTCCACATGAAGAGGGCTAAACCCCCATCAGGCCTTGTTGAGGGTCAGATCACAGTTAAAGGGTTAATCTCGATTTGGCCACCAGGAAAGCTGATGAATAGACTTCAGTTAACCAGAATAATTAGCAGTAGTTAAATAAAAAGGGCACTTTCCCATGTGTGGGATCACGAGTGTCGGCAGTGGTCCTTCTTTAGGAATGAATGCTCAAGGGTTAAAGAAACTGGACCCCGCCATCTGTAATAATAAAAGAGCACCTGGCCACAACACTGTTTTTGGGCTGAAGAGACACAATGGCAAATTCTTGCTTATTGTCTCTGGTGGTGTTCTTTGAGAAAATAAATTTATGCTTGACCAGCTTTTGCCACGATTTACAGAGATATGGTTTATATTCTGCAAGCGCAGCGAGAGGGGGTTgccaggcagcagcagcagctccatccGGCCTAGTTGTCCCCAGCCCTGGCCTGTGCATCAGGGCCTGCGTGGTTGCGAGTAGCACCAGCCGGTACTCGGTCAGCAGCTTCTCCAAGCACTCGGTGCAGCGCCGGAGGTTGGCTTCCTGCTGGCTGAAGCTCTCCCCGCCATTGAGTCTGTCGATCCAGTAGAAGGCCGACATGCTGTCCACAATGAGGAGGCAGAGGGCAGGACGGCTGCAAACCATGGTCTCCAGCGAGTGCAGCAGGAGCAGCAGCTGGCCGCTGCTGCTGCAGTGGACGAGAAACAGGCGCCCCAGGCACTGCTTCACTGTTTCCTCTGTGCCTTGCACCAGGCGATGCTCCAGAATGGCAACCAGGCGCAGCATGTCAAAGTGGTAATCCGTGTCGATGAACAGGACCTCAACCTGAAGGCCCCCTGCCGACTCTGGGAGGATGCAGGAAGCCGCCAGGTGATAGAGCATTTCTGTCTTCCCTGCTCCCTCTGGACCGTGGAACTCCACAGTGTCTCCTGTGAGTGTGCAGAAGCAAAAGTCAGCATCAAACTTCAAAAAAAGCACCAAGGTATGCCTTTTGTAAAACTTCCTTTCCCAAACAAGGAACATTTGTCCTTCCGAACTGATTCCACAGTAATTATCCCAAAATGCTAAATCCCATTTCTTTGTTCATGATCAAAAATCAAAGTGGAATCACTTTGAAATGTCCACGCATTTATTTAAAAAACTGTAATTAAAGCAATTCCTGGCAGCCGCAATCATATATTAAGGTGGTGTCATTAATTACTGCGCCATTAATTTTTCAAAGTACAACGGCACAAAG
The DNA window shown above is from Mustelus asterias chromosome 2, sMusAst1.hap1.1, whole genome shotgun sequence and carries:
- the xrcc2 gene encoding DNA repair protein XRCC2, which codes for MTNDFRQRESGTELLVRLKGRSSLKHLEPRLFTEDGFPSQGDTVEFHGPEGAGKTEMLYHLAASCILPESAGGLQVEVLFIDTDYHFDMLRLVAILEHRLVQGTEETVKQCLGRLFLVHCSSSGQLLLLLHSLETMVCSRPALCLLIVDSMSAFYWIDRLNGGESFSQQEANLRRCTECLEKLLTEYRLVLLATTQALMHRPGLGTTRPDGAAAAAWQPPLAALAEYKPYLCKSWQKLVKHKFIFSKNTTRDNKQEFAIVSLQPKNSVVARCSFIITDGGVQFL